The DNA window GCGAGCCGAGCGTGGTGCTGGCGACGGCTCGCCGAGGAGCTGCCGGGACGCCGATCCGCGCGTGGCTCTCGCGCACACGGCGATGCGACGCCATCTCGACGCCGCGCTCCCGCACGTCGCGGGCGACGACTACCTGGTCGAGCATTGGCTGGTCGCGTACGCCGTCCTCGTGCTCAGCTAGCAGCACGGTCTGACTGGGTCGGGGGCACCCTGGTCCGAACCTATGGGACGGGGGTGCCCCCGACCCAGACCAACGCTGCGGGTGGCACGGTGACAACCATTGTCGGCGCTGCTGCGTGGTTGTGGGTGTGAGAGAGGAGGCGGGCATGACGCGCGAGCCGGTCCGCCTGGCCTCTTCGTTCGCTCTCGACGGCGATCGGGACGAGCAGTTCGCCTCGTTCGTCGCCGCGGCTGGTCCGTATCTGCTGCACACCGCGGAGCTGCTGTCCGGCGACCTCGCCCGGGCTCAGGACCTGGTGCAGGCGACGTTCGAACGGACCTATCGCGCGTGGGGCCGTGCGCGCGACGGCGACCCCTGGGCGTACGCGCGCCGCATCCTGGTCAACCTGCGCGTCGACGGCTGGCGTCGGACCCGCCGCGAGCTGTTGGCGGCGCCCGGCGACCTGCCGGTCGCTTCCTCGCCCGACCACGCGGCAGCCGTCGCGGCACGCGGAACGGTGGTCCGCGCGCTCGCGCAGCTGCCGCTCGCGCAACGGCGGGTGGTCGTGCTGCGGCATCTGCTCGACCTGACCGAATCCGAGGTCGCCCGCGAGCTCGGCATCTCGGTCGGGACCGTCAAGTCCCACAACGCCCGCGGGCTGGCCCGCCTGCGTTCGCTTCTCTCGGAGGGGGAGCTGCCGTGAGTACGCCGTCCGACGATGTCGTCGCCCGCCTGCGGTCGGGTGCCCACGAGGTTCCTCGCGTCCAGGTCGACACGCCTGGAGTGGTCGCGTCGGCCCGGCGTGCGCTGCACCGGCGGCGGCGCCGGCAGGGTGTGGTCGGCGCGGTCGCGGCGTTGGCCGTCGCGTTCGCCCTGGTCGGTCCGGTGCACCTGCCGGGCGTGGGCACGGTGAGCATGCCGGGGAGCTATCAGGTGCGATCCGGGCTGGGTCTGCAGGATCCGGCCACGCCGCCGTGGCCGGTCGTCGACCTCGACGAGCTGCTCGGCAACTTCGTCACGCGGCCGCCCTCGCCGGCGACGATGGCGCGGGAGGTCGCGAGCCTGCAGACGCACGTCCTGCCGGTCGTCGTGCGGCTGAAGGCGACCTGGTACGAGGACGAGGTGTGCCACATCCTCGAGTACGAGCGGGGCACGTTCAGCGACGACGGGGCGTGCGGCGGCCGGCCGGGGGAGCGCGCGTTCGACGACACGGCGCGGGCCGATCTCGACCGGATCCTCGAGGCGGTCTCGCGCAGTGGGGTGCGGACGCACGAGCTGCTGCGCGCGACGTACGCCGAGGACGGCTCGCCCGCGACCGTCGCGTTCGACCGCCCGGGCGGTGGGATCCAGTGGAACTTCGCGTACGTGTACTCACCGGGTGGCAAGCCACCGGCGGAGGTGACGCCGCTGGGACCGGTCACTGTCACGCCGATCGGGGACACGGACTGGTGGTTCGAGAAGTCGCCGGACGACTGAGCCGCCGTCAGCCCTTGTAGAGGCGGTGGCCCTCCGGCCGCTCGAGGCGGACGCCGTCCTCCATGGACTGCTTGATCAGGCTGTAGAAGAAGAACGCGACCCCGGTCACGAACCCCGCGACCGAGACGCCGACGCCCAGCAGCGCCTCCCCAGCTGTCTCGGTGGCGCTGTGGTGGAGGCCGTCGAGGAAGAACCAGACGAAAAACGCGGCCACACCGGCCGCCGCGAGGGTGAACAGCGCCCGCTGCCAGCGCTTGCGTACGGTGGCCGGGACGCTCGCGACCCGGAGGTCGATCCGCAGGCCGCAGGTCTCACAGTCGACCGTGCCGGACGTCCAGCCCTCGGCCGGCCGGCGGACCGGGATCGAAGTCAGCCCGTATCGGGTGACGATCTGCCGGCTCCCGAACCGCGTGAGCTCCTCGCGCACGCCGAGCGTGTGCGCCAGCCGGATCGTCGGATACTCACCGAGCGGGGTCGCCATGGCGGACAAGCTACCCAGAACGGGCGCGCAGAGATCCACGGGGAACTGGCAGGATCGGGGACCATGGCGATCCAGGACTCCGAACAGCTGCGGCTCGTTGCCACCAAGTGCGTCGAACTCGTCGCGGCCGGGTCGGGCCGGCAGCTCGACTGGTCGGCGGAGAGCCTGACGATTCTCGACGAGGTCTGTGCCGAGCTCCTCGCCGAGGGGCCGCTCTCGGAGGAGCGGATCGACCTGTGGTTCCAGCTCGTCGGCGCCTACACCGGAGAGGTCCTCATCGCAACCCACGGTGGCGAGTGGATCGGCCACGAGCCACCTCCGGCGGCACCCGCGGTGTTGTCGCTGGGAGTCACCGCGTTCCCGTTCGCGGTGGCCAATCGGGTCCTGAGTGGCGAGCCGCACAAGAGCCTGGCCTCGTTCGTGGCGGCGTTGCCGGCCGTCGCCGAGCGCAGTCGGGGCTGAAAACGGTCCACTTCGCGCCCGGGTGGCTCTCAAATGGTCTGGGTGCCCGACCTAGAATGGAGGCATCAGACCCGACCACTTCAGCGTGAGGTACATCGTGACCGACGACCAAACCGCCCCCGTCACCGGCACTGCCCAGGTGAAGCGGGGCATGGCCGAGATGCTCAAGGGCGGCGTGATCATGGACGTCGTCACACCTGAGCAGGCGAAGATCGCCGAGGACGCCGGTGCCGTCGCGGTGATGGCGCTCGAGCGCGTCCCCGCCGACATCCGCGTTCAGGGCGGCGTCGCGCGGATGAGCGACCCGGACATGATCGACGGCATCATTGGCGCCGTCTCGATCCCGGTGATGGCGAAGGCGCGCATCGGCCACTTCGTCGAGGCGCAGGTGTTGCAGGCGATCGGCGTCGACTACATCGACGAGTCCGAGGTTCTGACGCCGGCCGACGAGGCGCACCACATCGACAAGTGGAAGTTCACCGTGCCGTTCGTCTGCGGCGCCACCAACCTCGGTGAGGCCCTCCGCCGCATCTCCGAGGGCGCGGCGATGATCCGTTCCAAGGGCGAGGCCGGTACGGGCAACGTCGTCGAGGCGACCCGCCACATGCGCCAGATCCGGTCCGACATCCGCAAGCTGGGGACGTACGACGAGACCGAGCTGTACGCCGCGGCCAAGGAGCTGCGCGCGCCGTACAGCCTGGTCAAGGAGGTCGCCGAGCTCGGCAAGCTCCCCGTCGTGCTGTTCACGGCCGGCGGTCTCGCGACCCCGGCCGACGCGGCGATGATGATGCAGCTCGGCGCCGAGGGCGTGTTCGTCGGCTCCGGCATCTTCAAGTCCGGCGACCCGGAGAAGCGTGCCGCGGCGATCGTCAAGGCCACGACGTTCTTCGACGACCCCGACGTGGTCGCGAAGGTCTCGCGCGGTCTCGGCGAGGCCATGGTCGGCATCAACGTCGCGACTCTGCCGGAGAGCGAGCGGCTCGCCACCCGCGGATGGTGACGCCTACGATCGGCGTGCTCGCCCTGCAGGGCGACGTACGCGAGCACGTCCGCATGCTCGCCGCGAGCGGCGCCGAGGCCGTGCCCGTACGTCGGCGCGAGGAGCTGCTCGCGGTCGACGGCCTGGTGCTCCCGGGCGGCGAGTCGACCACGATGATCAAGCTGATCGAGGCGTTCGAGCTGCTCGAGCCGCTGCGCAAGCGGGTCGCGGACGGGATGCCGGCGTTCGGAACCTGCGCCGGCATGATCCTGCTCGCGGACAAGATCGCGGACGGGATCGCAGGTCAGGAGACGATCGGCGGCATGGCGACGACCGTCCGGCGGAACGCGTTCGGGCGCCAGGTGGACTCGTTCGAGGGCGATCTGGCGTTCACCGACGGGCTGGCCGGCGACCGCCCGTTCCACGCCGTGTTCATCCGCGCGCCGTGGGTCGAGGAGGTCCGCGGACACGCGCGGGTGCTTGCCCGCGTGGCGACGGGGCCGGCCACAGGTAGGATCGTTGCCGTTCGCCAGGGTCACCTGCTCGCGACGGCCTTCCACCCCGAGTTGACCGGCGACCCCCGGGTACACGAGTACTTCGTAGGAATCGTCAAGGAGGCGTAGTCCGCCATGTCCGGCCACTCCAAGTGGGCGACCACCAAGCACAAGAAGGCGGTCATCGACGCCAAGCGCGGCAAGCTCTTCGCGAAGTTGATCAAGAACATCGAGGTCGCGGCCCGCGTCGGCGGCGGTGACGTGGGCGGCAACCCCACGTTGTACGACGCCATCCAGAAGGCGAAGAAGTCGTCGGTCCCGAACGACAACATCGACCGCGCGGTCAAGCGCGGGTCCGGCCAGGAGGCCGGCGCCGCCGACTGGCAGACGATCATGTACGAGGGCTACGGCCCCGCCGGCGTCGCGCTGCTGATCGAGTGCCTCACCGACAACCGCAACCGCGCGGCGGGTGACGTGCGCGCGATCATGACGCGCAACAACGGCTCCATGGCCGACGCGGGCAGCGTGTCGTACCTGTTCACCCGCAAGGGCGTCGTGGTCGTGCCGGTCGAGCAGGAGGGCAAGAAGCTCTCCGAGGACGACGTACTGGAGACCGTGCTGGACGCGGGCGCCGAGGAGGTCAACGACCTCGGCGAGGCGTTCGAGGTCATCACCGAGCCGACCGACCTGGTCGCGGTGCGGACGGCGCTGCAGACCGCGGGGACCGACTACGACTCGGCGGAGTCGAGCTTCATGCCCAGCGTGACCGTGCCGCTGGAGGAGGACGACGCCCGCAAGGTCTTCCGGTTGGTCGAGGCGCTCGAGGACTGCGACGACGTGCAGAACGTGTACGCGAACTTCGACGTCTCGGACGAGGTCATGGAGAAGGTGGGGTAGCGGACGTGCAGAACGTCTACGCGCTGAGCTTCCATGTTTCGGACGAGGTCATGGAGAAGGTCGGCTAGCTCTCTGAGCTGCACGAACGCGCGCCCACCGGCTCCCGGTGGGCGCGCATTCTCATAGCACGAAGCGGCGCCCTCGGGTAGGAACGATCGTTCCGATAGAGGTGTGTACCAGTTTTGCCGAAACCCTTGACGGCGCTTGGTTGGCTAATTACGGTCTTGGCCAGAACCACGGGTGGGCCTCCCTGCATCACCGCACCTCTCGACCGAGGACGTCGTCCTCGGTAGCTCCTTCTGCTCTGTGACAAAGGAGTTCCGTGGTGAAGAGAATGCTTGCTGCCCTGGGCACAGCCGCCGCGCTGGCCGCCGCGCTCGTGATCGGGCCACCAGCTCACGCCGTTCCACCCACACCTACGTTCCCCGCCACGATCGACGCCTACGCGGTGTCCGACGACCAGACGCGATGCATCGACGGGGAACGGCCCGGCGTCGCCGACTTCCGCAACCTGCTCGAAGCCGAGTACGGCCGCGCCGACCTGGGCATTCATCGGCCTTGCGCGCAAGGCGGAACGAGCGAGCACAAGGAAGGCCGCGCGCTCGACTACCCGTTCAACGTCACCAACGCGACGCAGAAGGCGCAGGCCGACCAGCTGCTCGCCTGGCTGCTCGCCACCGACCAGTACGGCAACAAGCACGCTCTGGCTCGCCGGCTGGGGATCAT is part of the Tenggerimyces flavus genome and encodes:
- a CDS encoding SigE family RNA polymerase sigma factor; this translates as MTREPVRLASSFALDGDRDEQFASFVAAAGPYLLHTAELLSGDLARAQDLVQATFERTYRAWGRARDGDPWAYARRILVNLRVDGWRRTRRELLAAPGDLPVASSPDHAAAVAARGTVVRALAQLPLAQRRVVVLRHLLDLTESEVARELGISVGTVKSHNARGLARLRSLLSEGELP
- the pdxS gene encoding pyridoxal 5'-phosphate synthase lyase subunit PdxS produces the protein MTDDQTAPVTGTAQVKRGMAEMLKGGVIMDVVTPEQAKIAEDAGAVAVMALERVPADIRVQGGVARMSDPDMIDGIIGAVSIPVMAKARIGHFVEAQVLQAIGVDYIDESEVLTPADEAHHIDKWKFTVPFVCGATNLGEALRRISEGAAMIRSKGEAGTGNVVEATRHMRQIRSDIRKLGTYDETELYAAAKELRAPYSLVKEVAELGKLPVVLFTAGGLATPADAAMMMQLGAEGVFVGSGIFKSGDPEKRAAAIVKATTFFDDPDVVAKVSRGLGEAMVGINVATLPESERLATRGW
- the pdxT gene encoding pyridoxal 5'-phosphate synthase glutaminase subunit PdxT, encoding MVTPTIGVLALQGDVREHVRMLAASGAEAVPVRRREELLAVDGLVLPGGESTTMIKLIEAFELLEPLRKRVADGMPAFGTCAGMILLADKIADGIAGQETIGGMATTVRRNAFGRQVDSFEGDLAFTDGLAGDRPFHAVFIRAPWVEEVRGHARVLARVATGPATGRIVAVRQGHLLATAFHPELTGDPRVHEYFVGIVKEA
- a CDS encoding YebC/PmpR family DNA-binding transcriptional regulator — encoded protein: MSGHSKWATTKHKKAVIDAKRGKLFAKLIKNIEVAARVGGGDVGGNPTLYDAIQKAKKSSVPNDNIDRAVKRGSGQEAGAADWQTIMYEGYGPAGVALLIECLTDNRNRAAGDVRAIMTRNNGSMADAGSVSYLFTRKGVVVVPVEQEGKKLSEDDVLETVLDAGAEEVNDLGEAFEVITEPTDLVAVRTALQTAGTDYDSAESSFMPSVTVPLEEDDARKVFRLVEALEDCDDVQNVYANFDVSDEVMEKVG